A window of the Oncorhynchus keta strain PuntledgeMale-10-30-2019 unplaced genomic scaffold, Oket_V2 Un_scaffold_5279_pilon_pilon, whole genome shotgun sequence genome harbors these coding sequences:
- the scoca gene encoding short coiled-coil protein A isoform X4 produces the protein MNCYIDDMENQVEMEEKTRLINQVLELQHTLEDLSARVDAVKEENLKLKSENQVLGQYIENLMSASSVFQTTDNKSKRK, from the exons ATGAACTGTTACATCGATG acatggagaaccaggttgagatggaggagaagacgAGGCTCATCAACCAGGTGCTAGAGCTACAACACACACTGGAAG ACCTGTCAGCACGTGTGGATGCGGTCAAAGAGGAGAACCTGAAGTTGAAGTCGGAGAACCAGGTTCTAGGCCAGTACATCGAGAACCTCATGTCGGCCTCCAGCGTGTTCCAAACCACCGACAACAAGAGCAAACGGAAGTAA
- the scoca gene encoding short coiled-coil protein A isoform X3, translating into MNCYIDGDMENQVEMEEKTRLINQVLELQHTLEDLSARVDAVKEENLKLKSENQVLGQYIENLMSASSVFQTTDNKSKRK; encoded by the exons ATGAACTGTTACATCGATG gagacatggagaaccaggttgagatggaggagaagacgAGGCTCATCAACCAGGTGCTAGAGCTACAACACACACTGGAAG ACCTGTCAGCACGTGTGGATGCGGTCAAAGAGGAGAACCTGAAGTTGAAGTCGGAGAACCAGGTTCTAGGCCAGTACATCGAGAACCTCATGTCGGCCTCCAGCGTGTTCCAAACCACCGACAACAAGAGCAAACGGAAGTAA
- the scoca gene encoding short coiled-coil protein A isoform X1 — MEAELEEEDGSFTNISLADDRPTGDRGTAVLLTKQDNEDFTMNCYIDGDMENQVEMEEKTRLINQVLELQHTLEDLSARVDAVKEENLKLKSENQVLGQYIENLMSASSVFQTTDNKSKRK; from the exons ATGGAAGCAGAGCTGGAAGAAGAGGACGGGAGTTTCACTAACATCTCCCTCGCCGATGACAGACCTACAG gggacagaggaaCTGCAGTCCTGCTCACCAAACAGGACAACGAGGACTTCACCATGAACTGTTACATCGATG gagacatggagaaccaggttgagatggaggagaagacgAGGCTCATCAACCAGGTGCTAGAGCTACAACACACACTGGAAG ACCTGTCAGCACGTGTGGATGCGGTCAAAGAGGAGAACCTGAAGTTGAAGTCGGAGAACCAGGTTCTAGGCCAGTACATCGAGAACCTCATGTCGGCCTCCAGCGTGTTCCAAACCACCGACAACAAGAGCAAACGGAAGTAA
- the scoca gene encoding short coiled-coil protein A isoform X2, with protein sequence MEAELEEEDGSFTNISLADDRPTGDRGTAVLLTKQDNEDFTMNCYIDDMENQVEMEEKTRLINQVLELQHTLEDLSARVDAVKEENLKLKSENQVLGQYIENLMSASSVFQTTDNKSKRK encoded by the exons ATGGAAGCAGAGCTGGAAGAAGAGGACGGGAGTTTCACTAACATCTCCCTCGCCGATGACAGACCTACAG gggacagaggaaCTGCAGTCCTGCTCACCAAACAGGACAACGAGGACTTCACCATGAACTGTTACATCGATG acatggagaaccaggttgagatggaggagaagacgAGGCTCATCAACCAGGTGCTAGAGCTACAACACACACTGGAAG ACCTGTCAGCACGTGTGGATGCGGTCAAAGAGGAGAACCTGAAGTTGAAGTCGGAGAACCAGGTTCTAGGCCAGTACATCGAGAACCTCATGTCGGCCTCCAGCGTGTTCCAAACCACCGACAACAAGAGCAAACGGAAGTAA